A genomic window from Salvia splendens isolate huo1 chromosome 11, SspV2, whole genome shotgun sequence includes:
- the LOC121753601 gene encoding elongation factor 2-like: MVKFTADELRAIMDLKHNIRNMSVIAHVDHGKSTLTDSLVAAAGIIAQEVAGDVRMTDTRADEAERGITIKSTGISLYYQMSDESLKSYKGERHKNDYLINLIDSPGHVDFSSEVTAALRITDGALVVVDCVEGVCVQTETVLRQALGERIRPVLTVNKMDRCFLELQVDGEEAYQTFQRVIENANVIMATYEDPLLGDVQVYPEKGTVAFSAGLHGWAFTLTNFAKMYAAKFGVDESKMMERLWGENFFDPATKKWTTKPTGSASCKRGFVQFCYEPIKQIINTCMNDQKDKLWPMLQKLGITMKSEEKDLMGKALMKRVMQTWLPASSALLEMMIFHLPSPATAQKYRVENLYEGPLDDQYATAIRNCDPNGPLMLYVSKMIPASDKGRFFAFGRVFAGKVSTGLKVRIMGPNYVPGEKKDLYTKSVQRTVIWMGKKQETVEDVPCGNTVALVGLDQFITKNATLTNEKEVDAHPIKAMKFSVSPVVRVAVQCKVASDLPKLVEGLKRLAKSDPMVVCTIEESGEHIVAGAGELHLEICLKDLQDDFMGGAEIVKSDPVVSFRETVLERSCRTVMSKSPNKHNRLYMEARPLEEGLAEAIDDGRIGPRDDPKIRSKILAEEFGWDKELAKKIWCFGPETTGPNMVVDMCKGVQYLNEIKDSVVAGFQWASKEGALAEENMRGICYEVCDVVLHADAIHRGGGQVIPTARRVIYASQITAKPRLLEPVYLVEIQAPEQALGGIYSVLNQKRGHVFEEMQRPGTPLYNIKAYLPVIESFGFSSTLRAATSGQAFPQCVFDHWEMMASDPLEPGTQASTLVTDIRKRKGLKENMTPLSEFEDRL, translated from the coding sequence CTGAACGTGGCATCACAATCAAGTCCACTGGTATCTCATTGTACTATCAAATGAGTGATGAGTCCTTGAAGAGTTATAAGGGAGAACGCCACAAGAACGATTACCTTATCAATCTTATTGATTCACCTGGGCACGTTGATTTCTCTTCTGAAGTGACTGCTGCACTCCGTATCACTGATGGTGCTCTTGTGGTGGTGGACTGTGTTGAAGGTGTGTGCGTCCAGACTGAGACTGTCCTACGACAGGCACTTGGTGAAAGAATTAGGCCCGTCTTGACTGTTAACAAGATGGACAGATGTTTCCTGGAACTCCAAGTGGATGGAGAGGAAGCATATCAGACATTCCAGAGGGTTATTGAAAATGCCAATGTCATCATGGCCACATATGAGGATCCGTTGCTTGGTGATGTTCAGGTTTACCCAGAGAAAGGGACTGTTGCCTTTTCTGCTGGTCTGCACGGTTGGGCTTTTACTTTGACAAACTTTGCTAAGATGTACGCAGCCAAGTTTGGTGTTGATGAGTCCAAGATGATGGAAAGGCTTTGGGGAGAGAATTTCTTTGACCCAGCCACTAAGAAGTGGACCACCAAGCCTACTGGATCTGCCTCCTGCAAACGCGGTTTTGTTCAGTTCTGCTACGAACCCATCAAGCAGATCATCAATACGTGCATGAATGACCAGAAAGACAAGTTGTGGCCTATGTTGCAGAAGCTTGGCATAACGATGAAGTCTGAGGAGAAGGATTTGATGGGGAAAGCTCTGATGAAGCGTGTTATGCAGACATGGCTTCCTGCCAGCTCTGCTCTGCTGGAGATGATGATATTCCATCTCCCCTCACCAGCCACAGCTCAAAAGTATCGTGTTGAGAACCTGTACGAGGGACCACTAGATGATCAGTATGCAACTGCCATCAGGAACTGTGATCCTAATGGTCCTCTCATGCTCTACGTGTCTAAGATGATTCCAGCCTCTGACAAAGGTAGATTCTTTGCTTTCGGCCGTGTGTTTGCTGGGAAGGTCTCAACAGGTTTGAAGGTCCGAATCATGGGCCCGAACTACGTTCCTGGTGAGAAAAAGGACTTGTACACCAAGAGTGTTCAGAGGACTGTGATTTGGATGGGTAAGAAGCAGGAAACAGTCGAAGACGTGCCTTGTGGTAACACAGTTGCCTTGGTGGGTCTTGATCAGTTCATCACCAAGAATGCTACTCTGACGAACGAGAAAGAAGTTGATGCTCATCCAATCAAAGCCATGAAGTTCTCTGTCTCACCCGTTGTTCGTGTTGCCGTGCAGTGCAAGGTTGCATCCGACCTGCCAAAGCTTGTTGAAGGTTTGAAGCGTTTGGCGAAATCCGACCCCATGGTTGTCTGTACCATTGAGGAATCTGGTGAGCATATTGTTGCTGGGGCTGGAGAGCTGCATCTTGAGATCTGTTTGAAGGACTTGCAGGATGATTTTATGGGCGGTGCTGAGATTGTGAAATCTGATCCTGTTGTTTCCTTCCGTGAGACGGTCCTGGAGAGGTCGTGCCGTACAGTTATGAGCAAATCACCTAACAAGCACAACAGGCTGTACATGGAAGCAAGACCACTGGAAGAGGGTTTAGCTGAGGCCATCGATGATGGGCGCATTGGTCCAAGGGATGATCCCAAGATTCGGTCAAAGATCTTGGCAGAGGAATTTGGGTGGGACAAGGAGCTTGCTAAGAAAATTTGGTGCTTTGGTCCTGAAACGACTGGTCCCAACATGGTTGTGGATATGTGTAAGGGAGTGCAGTACCTGAATGAAATCAAGGACTCTGTTGTTGCTGGTTTCCAATGGGCATCTAAGGAAGGTGCATTGGCCGAAGAAAACATGCGAGGCATTTGCTACGAGGTTTGTGATGTGGTTCTTCACGCTGATGCTATTCACAGAGGTGGTGGGCAGGTTATTCCCACTGCAAGGAGGGTCATCTATGCCTCCCAGATTACAGCAAAGCCTCGGCTTTTGGAACCCGTGTACCTTGTCGAGATCCAGGCACCAGAGCAAGCTCTTGGTGGAATCTACAGTGTGCTGAATCAGAAGCGTGGTCATGTGTTCGAGGAAATGCAGAGGCCAGGCACTCCTCTCTACAACATTAAGGCGTACCTTCCAGTTATCGAATCCTTTGGTTTCTCAAGTACCCTGAGAGCTGCAACCTCTGGGCAGGCGTTCCCACAGTGCGTGTTTGATCACTGGGAGATGATGGCTTCGGATCCTCTTGAACCAGGTACCCAGGCTTCAACCCTCGTCACTGATATTCGCAAGAGGAAGGGTTTGAAGGAGAACATGACTCCTCTTTCCGAATTTGAGGACAGGCTTTGA